The nucleotide sequence CGTTCAATACGATATTAAAGCAGATGGCACGGGAATTTCTGAACAAAAAACATTGCAGAACCACCCTACATACGCTGCTATGGTGAAATCTGTTGACGATAGCGTAGGTAAAGTTAATGCAAAATTAAAGCAGCTAGGCTTGGCAGATAACACCATTGTTATTTTTACCTCTGATCACGGTGGCCTTTCATCAAGGGGTCCAAAAAAGCGTGAATTGGCGACATCAAACCTGCCTTATAAACATGGTAAAGGCTGGTTATATGACGGCGGTATTCGCGTTCCTCATATCGTCAAATGGCCAAGTAAAATTGCCTCAAACTCAACAACCAATGTACAAGTAACTGGTACAGACCATTACCCTACAATCTTACAAATGGCTGGACTTGCCTTAAGCCCGACAGATCACCTAGATGGGGTAAGCTACTTAGAAGCAACCAAGGGCAAAAGTTATACTCGAGCGCCTATGTTTTGGCATTCACCCATCTCTCGTCCAAATTCCACTGGAGACAGAATTAGCTCCGCCGTTATCGATGGTAAATGGAAATTAATTGACTGGTATTATGATGGTTTTGTTGAATTGTTTAATCTTGAGGAAGACAAAGGTGAAACCACTAATTTAGCTAAGCAACATCCTGAAAAAGTTAAAGAATTACAGCAAAAACTCAATGCTTGGCTAAAAGATGCCGATGCCCAATATCGCAAGCCTGGTAAGAAAATGAAATGGGACTTAAAAAAACCAATCAAAGTGAAATCTAAATAATGATAAAAATAATAAAAAGAATTAATTTATTACTGGTATCACCTCTAGTATGCGGCGCCATAGTATTTTCATCGGTGGTAAGTGCAAAAGAACTTCCAGCAGGCGGGCAGATAGTTCCATACAGCCCTGCTCTTACTCAATTGAAGAAAAAGAATGATTTTTCAGATATTCAGAAAGTCACATTAAGCAATGACAAATACCTTGATGTTCTAGACATCAACGTGCATAAGCCGTCTCCGAAAATTTGGGGCATACAAGTGCCATTTAAATTCGAAAACGCAAAAGTTGAAGTTGGTGACAACATATTGTTCAAGATTGTTGCTCGTTCTGTAAGTTCGAACATTGCAGATGGTAACGTCGGCCAAATGGATTTATTTTTCAAATATACCCGACGCGGCAAACCTGTAGTGATAAAACGTTTAATGTTGAGTCAAGAATGGCAGACGTTCTATATTCCACAAAACGTATATCGCGGACCTAGCACAACCGATATGCAACTTGCACTGCTACTTGGTGGTTTACCTGAGCAACATATCCAAATTGCTGAATTAGAGCTAGTTAATTACAAGGATAAGGTAGATGCAGCATCATTGCCGATGACAAAAGTTAAATATTTTGGCAGTGAAGCCGATGCACCATGGCGTGATGAAGCAGAGCTGCAAATTAGCAAGCACCGTAAAGCTGACTTTATGGTGAAATTAACTGATCAAAACAATCAACCTATTATCGATGCTGTCATTGATGTTGAATTAAGCAAACATGACTATAATTTTGGTTGTGGTTTAAACGCCGCGCAGTTATTTAGCGTTAACAAACAGGTATCTGCAGAAGAACAATCTTTGCGTTTAGCGCAAACTGAAAAAATGTGTAACATGGTCACTATCAACAACTCCTTAAAGTGGCGTCATTACAACGAAGATCGTGTCACTAAGGCGATGGCTTGGTTATTGGAGCGAGATATTAAAGTTCGTGGTCATGCACTAATTTGGGGTCGTTTTCGAAGTGCACACAAAGACGTTGAAAAGAAAGAAGACTATTACCGAGAGCACCCAGAAGAATTTCAGCAAGAGTTGATAAAGCACATTAAAGAATTCGCCGCGTTTTATCCTGAACAAATCACTGAATGGGACGTTATTAACGAACCAGCACCAGAAAAGCACTTTGTTGACATTCTAGGCAAAGAAGCAACACTGGATTGGTTTAAAGCGGCGAGAGAAGCAAATCCAGAAGCAAGTCTTTGTGCCAACGATTATGCCATTAT is from Thalassotalea crassostreae and encodes:
- a CDS encoding sulfatase, whose amino-acid sequence is MKFKFIPLIALSVLGCVNTTSANEKQELKTQKPNIVFIIADDLGRQDLALYGSDFHETPNLNQLANEGMTFNNTYVAHPRCVPSRIGFMSGESPTRTGSSLTRKTNDKNALPIAKVTFAEHLQKAGYTTGFIGKWHLGHKGQGWPKQQGFDESILAGSAGAPDSYFYPWGAKSKKGGETFGDVKGEKGEFLTTRMSHEALSFIERNQKHPFMLVLSHYAVHTPIESLGEDTQYFVKKLKKMGREPAQKGVQYDIKADGTGISEQKTLQNHPTYAAMVKSVDDSVGKVNAKLKQLGLADNTIVIFTSDHGGLSSRGPKKRELATSNLPYKHGKGWLYDGGIRVPHIVKWPSKIASNSTTNVQVTGTDHYPTILQMAGLALSPTDHLDGVSYLEATKGKSYTRAPMFWHSPISRPNSTGDRISSAVIDGKWKLIDWYYDGFVELFNLEEDKGETTNLAKQHPEKVKELQQKLNAWLKDADAQYRKPGKKMKWDLKKPIKVKSK
- a CDS encoding endo-1,4-beta-xylanase, producing the protein MIKIIKRINLLLVSPLVCGAIVFSSVVSAKELPAGGQIVPYSPALTQLKKKNDFSDIQKVTLSNDKYLDVLDINVHKPSPKIWGIQVPFKFENAKVEVGDNILFKIVARSVSSNIADGNVGQMDLFFKYTRRGKPVVIKRLMLSQEWQTFYIPQNVYRGPSTTDMQLALLLGGLPEQHIQIAELELVNYKDKVDAASLPMTKVKYFGSEADAPWRDEAELQISKHRKADFMVKLTDQNNQPIIDAVIDVELSKHDYNFGCGLNAAQLFSVNKQVSAEEQSLRLAQTEKMCNMVTINNSLKWRHYNEDRVTKAMAWLLERDIKVRGHALIWGRFRSAHKDVEKKEDYYREHPEEFQQELIKHIKEFAAFYPEQITEWDVINEPAPEKHFVDILGKEATLDWFKAAREANPEASLCANDYAIISRYDTWHQDAYYDWVKYFNDNKAIDRVCVQGHFQGPMPISEIKQRLDRFAEFGLPIVLTEFDFFEIDEELKAQFTKDLITMFFAHPSTDGFIHWNLSDLYGDNGELNLSGQVYDKLIHQTWHTKASLKTNNKGQLSFNGFKGKYNLKIKMANGKTINQLVELTDSDLVNVKLN